One Hoplias malabaricus isolate fHopMal1 chromosome 12, fHopMal1.hap1, whole genome shotgun sequence genomic window, TTCATAGGTGTTCATTGGCTGCAGAGAGAAAAAACTCCAGAAACATGTAGAACATGGTCTTTTTTCAAAATGAACATGAgtttatgtgtttatgagtTTATGTGTTTAAAGCTGCACACAGTGTCTCTCTCAGTGTCTCTCAGTCACTTTTTGGGGAGTGCTTCACTTTAACATTTTCCCCCTGTATCCTTTATTGCATGTATGAAAAGACCAAACCCCAAAAGACAAAACCTTGAGCTTTTAATCAGCTAAATTGAGCAAGAATTAACAAAGTATATTAGTTTCTCCTTTGATTTCTTTAAATGTTGAAGCTTTGCAGACACAGAAACAAGAGTCAGTCTTCTTACAGCTCTGAAGGCATCTCACagttgattaaaaaaacattccaagcttgtttgtgtttaatgcAAGGCCTAACATTGCTTATGACGTGCTTTTCCAGATGGGGATTAAGACTAGTCCTGGACTCTACGACATTTTGAATTGTGACTTTCCCTGACCTGTGATCTTCgattgaaaggaggatatagttaatcactgtctgggaaaccacccctatAAGTTTTAAATCTGAACTTTGATTGAAACAAAACATGAGCATTTCACTTTTCTCTGTGATTTTGACATGTTGAAAAATAATGTCTTTCAAGAGTTGGAAGAAAGCCTTTCTGCAAGATTCTATTCAATACTTGTTGTTAACACccttaaaaattaaatgttttatccATTTCAGCTTGGAGCATAGTATAACTTCATAGTCTCTAACTAACTCAGTTCTGTTCTCTGGTCTTCAGATGGTCCTGCTGGCACGTTGCGAGGGTCACTGCAGCCACACGTCCCGCTCGGACCCCCTCATCTCTTTCAGTTCTGTCCTCAAGCAGCCATTCAAGAGCACATGCTTCTGCTGCCGTCCTCACACATCCAAATTGAAGGCGGTGCGTCTGCGCTGCTCTGGTGGCACACGGATAACTGCAACCTACCGCTACATCCTTGCCTGCAGCTGTGAGGAGTGCAACTGAGCAGCAGGAATCTGGCCAAGACTTTAAATGatttcatttttatatgtgttttattGCTGTCCATATTACAAAAACTATATCACGATTCATTAGCACCGTCG contains:
- the ndp gene encoding norrin, translating into MRNTSPLSQQGIVLLLVTCPLLNVLRGVTCKAESGHLGDTDPDRCMRHHFVETITHPIYKCNSKMVLLARCEGHCSHTSRSDPLISFSSVLKQPFKSTCFCCRPHTSKLKAVRLRCSGGTRITATYRYILACSCEECN